One stretch of Armigeres subalbatus isolate Guangzhou_Male chromosome 2, GZ_Asu_2, whole genome shotgun sequence DNA includes these proteins:
- the LOC134213036 gene encoding histidine decarboxylase isoform X1 produces the protein MDFDEYRKRGKEMVDYIADYLQNIRERRVLPDVKPGYMSNLLPESAPLEGEPWQAIFDDVERVIMPGVTHWQSPHMHAYFPALNSFPSLLGDMLADAINCLGFTWASSPACTELESIVMNWLGKMIGLPDDFLHIPGVSKGGGVIQTTASEATLVCLLAGRTQAIRRYHEHSPGQQDAEINARLVAYCSDQAHSSVEKAALIGLVRMRFIEADDNLSLGGRALAEAIEEDIKQGLIPFWVCATLGTTGACAFDNLSEVGDVCLKYKLWLHVDAAYAGSAFICPEYRIWLKGIAKADSIAFNPSKWLMVHFDCTTMWVKNSGALHRTFNVEPLYLQHENSGMAIDYMHWQIPLSKRFRSLKLWFVIRNYGIKGLQKHIREGVRLAQKFEALVLADHRFEIPAARHLGMVVFRIRGDNELTEKLLKRLNHRGNQHAVPASLKGKYVIRFTVTSTYTSNDDILKDWTEIKLVTSELLQDLDVKIVDRRVPLKDTREKNEAFGSSLLLANSPMSPKIVNGSFAAIFDADEFLAKVYAGIRISTQDSPAMRRRVRGILMSGKQFSLDSRMDLVVQGISPSEVKNGIESKAITEDCEEVWEACEQMEIVDQDIPLENLDTQFLLPIPLPCRTPPSTPRRQLRSQSVDVGMIHAQISRNHAALINSNHLDKTTACSKSEPYCSIDMLDLISNPSTLASTINSVRASFESNLDSIDENSCSSFNQGQSSKRRCSDNSHLFSLTRPNVFPEKRQSEPSIRYAFYNKSFDILCPKQSTKRVLSQNDIPRKPFRRQISTIQELISDEIVLEGEQEWKKLNLIAPKFQCCISDEDGRCINFDPVYHNHDADASEEVLMTNVLEFEENFVEKMEQICPQQEAIEEDGMREFEGETESDARWRNMRKSYCDDEIIYENVKVCRKCGHHTVKL, from the exons GCAAGGAAATGGTCGACTACATCGCCGACTATCTGCAGAACATTCGCGAGCGACGCGTGCTGCCCGATGTGAAGCCCGGCTACATGTCCAACCTGCTGCCGGAGTCGGCCCCGCTCGAGGGTGAACCCTGGCAGGCGATATTCGACGACGTCGAACGGGTAATAATGCCGGGCGTGACGCACTGGCAAAGCCCTCACATGCATGCCTACTTTCCAGCGCTCAACTCGTTTCCATCGCTGCTCGGTGATATGCTGGCCGATGCCATAAATTGCTTGGGATTTACATGG GCGTCATCCCCCGCATGTACCGAGCTGGAATCAATCGTAATGAACTGGCTGGGCAAAATGATTGGCTTGCCGGACGATTTCCTCCACATACCGGGCGTCAGCAAGGGAGGTGGGGTGATCCAAACGACGGCCAGCGAGGCAACCCTGGTTTGCCTCCTTGCGGGGCGGACGCAAGCCATCAGAAGATACCACGAGCACAGCCCGGGCCAGCAGGATGCAGAAATCAATGCCCGACTGGTGGCCTACTGCTCGGACCAGGCTCACTCCAGCGTCGAGAAGGCGGCCCTAATCGGATTGGTGCGGATGCGATTCATTGAAGCTGATGACAACCTCAGCTTGGGTGGCCGGGCCCTGGCGGAGGCCATCGAGGAGGACATCAAGCAGGGGCTGATTCCGTTCTGG GTCTGCGCCACACTGGGAACAACCGGAGCGTGTGCTTTCGACAACCTGTCCGAAGTTGGTGACGTTTGTCTGAAGTACAAACTTTGGCTGCACGTCGACGCCGCGTATGCTGGAAGTGCATTCATCTGTCCGGAATATCGCATATGGTTGAAAGGCATTGCCAAGGCagactccattgcattcaaCCCGTCCAAGTGGCTGATGGTGCATTTCGATTGCACCACGATGTG GGTAAAAAATAGTGGCGCACTGCATAGGACATTCAACGTAGAGCCTTTGTATCTTCAACATGAAAACTCTGGAATGGCGATCGATTATATG CACTGGCAAATTCCGCTGAGCAAACGCTTTCGATCGTTAAAGCTCTGGTTCGTCATACGCAACTACGGAATCAAAGGGCTGCAGAAGCACATCCGCGAAGGCGTTCGTTTAGCACAAAAGTTCGAAGCTTTAGTACTGGCCGACCACCGTTTCGAGATTCCGGCTGCCAGGCATTTGGGTATGGTCGTATTTCGAATCAGGGGTGATAATGAGCTGACGGAGAAGTTGCTAAAGCGGCTGAATCACCGTGGCAATCAACACGCCGTACCAGCTTCATTAAAGGGGAAATACGTCATTCGGTTTACCGTGACGTCGACCTACACTTCAAACGACGATATTCTGAAGGACTGGACTGAAATTAAATTGGTTACGAGTGAACTGCTTCAGGATCTGGATGTGAAAATCGTTGACCGAAGAGTACCTCTGAAAG ATACACGTGAGAAAAACGAAGCTTTCGGATCGAGTCTCCTTTTGGCCAACTCTCCAATGTCGCCCAAGATTGTCAACGGATCGTTTGCAGCGATTTTCGATGCGGACGAGTTTTTGGCCAAAGTCTACGCTGGCATACGAATTTCG ACTCAGGATTCGCCGGCCATGCGACGTCGTGTGAGAGGCATTCTCATGTCTGGGAAGCAGTTTTCTCTGGACTCCCGAATGGATCTGGTTGTGCAGGGAATAAGCCCAAGTGAAGTAAAGAACGGTATCGAGTCCAAGGCCATTACCGAAGACTGCGAAGAGGTTTGGGAAG CTTGTGAGCAGATGGAAATTGTAGACCAAG ACATTCCATTGGAGAATCTCGACACCCAGTTCCTGCTACCGATTCCGCTACCCTGCCGGACGCCACCCTCAACCCCGCGGCGTCAGCTCCGGTCCCAAAGTGTGGATGTCGGCATGATTCATGCCCAAATTAGCCGCAACCACGCGGCACTTATCAATAGCAATCACCTGGACAAAACAACCGCCTGCAGTAAATCCGAACCATACTGTTCAATCGATATGCTGGATCTGATCTCGAATCCTTCCACGCTGGCTTCCACCATCAATTCCGTTAGAGCTTCATTCGAGTCCAATCTGGACTCGATTGACGAGAACAGCTGCTCTAGCTTCAACCAGGGACAGAGCTCGAAACGTCGCTGCTCGGACAATTCGCACCTGTTCTCACTGACCAGACCGAATGTGTTTCCGGAGAAACGCCAATCTGAGCCCAGCATTCGGTATGCGTTCTATAACAAGAGTTTCGACATCTTATGCCCGAAGCAGTCGACGAAGCGTGTTCTGTCCCAGAACGACATCCCGAGAAAACCCTTCCGGAGACAAATCTCGACGATTCAGGAGTTGATTAGTGATGAAATAGTTTTGGAGGGCGAGCAGGAATGGaagaaattgaatttaattgCTCCGAAATTTCAGTGCTGCATCTCCGATGAGGATGGAAGGTGTATTAATTTCGACCCGGTCTATCACAACCACGATGCGGATGCGAGTGAAGAGGTGCTGATGACGAATGTGCTTGAGTTTGAGGAGAATTTTGTGGAAAAGATGGAGCAAATTTGCCCGCAGCAGGAGGCAATAGAAGAGGATGGTATGCGGGAGTTTGAAGGGGAAACGGAAAGCGATGCAAGATGGCGCAATATGAGAAAGAGTTATTGCGACGATGAGATCATTTACGAAAATGTTAAGGTTTGCCGGAAGTGTGGACATCATACGGTCAAGTTATAG
- the LOC134213036 gene encoding histidine decarboxylase isoform X2, with protein sequence MDFDEYRKRGKEMVDYIADYLQNIRERRVLPDVKPGYMSNLLPESAPLEGEPWQAIFDDVERVIMPGVTHWQSPHMHAYFPALNSFPSLLGDMLADAINCLGFTWASSPACTELESIVMNWLGKMIGLPDDFLHIPGVSKGGGVIQTTASEATLVCLLAGRTQAIRRYHEHSPGQQDAEINARLVAYCSDQAHSSVEKAALIGLVRMRFIEADDNLSLGGRALAEAIEEDIKQGLIPFWVCATLGTTGACAFDNLSEVGDVCLKYKLWLHVDAAYAGSAFICPEYRIWLKGIAKADSIAFNPSKWLMVHFDCTTMWVKNSGALHRTFNVEPLYLQHENSGMAIDYMHWQIPLSKRFRSLKLWFVIRNYGIKGLQKHIREGVRLAQKFEALVLADHRFEIPAARHLGMVVFRIRGDNELTEKLLKRLNHRGNQHAVPASLKGKYVIRFTVTSTYTSNDDILKDWTEIKLVTSELLQDLDVKIVDRRVPLKDTREKNEAFGSSLLLANSPMSPKIVNGSFAAIFDADEFLAKVYAGIRISTQDSPAMRRRVRGILMSGKQFSLDSRMDLVVQGISPSEVKNGIESKAITEDCEEVWEGNKGRHSIGESRHPVPATDSATLPDATLNPAASAPVPKCGCRHDSCPN encoded by the exons GCAAGGAAATGGTCGACTACATCGCCGACTATCTGCAGAACATTCGCGAGCGACGCGTGCTGCCCGATGTGAAGCCCGGCTACATGTCCAACCTGCTGCCGGAGTCGGCCCCGCTCGAGGGTGAACCCTGGCAGGCGATATTCGACGACGTCGAACGGGTAATAATGCCGGGCGTGACGCACTGGCAAAGCCCTCACATGCATGCCTACTTTCCAGCGCTCAACTCGTTTCCATCGCTGCTCGGTGATATGCTGGCCGATGCCATAAATTGCTTGGGATTTACATGG GCGTCATCCCCCGCATGTACCGAGCTGGAATCAATCGTAATGAACTGGCTGGGCAAAATGATTGGCTTGCCGGACGATTTCCTCCACATACCGGGCGTCAGCAAGGGAGGTGGGGTGATCCAAACGACGGCCAGCGAGGCAACCCTGGTTTGCCTCCTTGCGGGGCGGACGCAAGCCATCAGAAGATACCACGAGCACAGCCCGGGCCAGCAGGATGCAGAAATCAATGCCCGACTGGTGGCCTACTGCTCGGACCAGGCTCACTCCAGCGTCGAGAAGGCGGCCCTAATCGGATTGGTGCGGATGCGATTCATTGAAGCTGATGACAACCTCAGCTTGGGTGGCCGGGCCCTGGCGGAGGCCATCGAGGAGGACATCAAGCAGGGGCTGATTCCGTTCTGG GTCTGCGCCACACTGGGAACAACCGGAGCGTGTGCTTTCGACAACCTGTCCGAAGTTGGTGACGTTTGTCTGAAGTACAAACTTTGGCTGCACGTCGACGCCGCGTATGCTGGAAGTGCATTCATCTGTCCGGAATATCGCATATGGTTGAAAGGCATTGCCAAGGCagactccattgcattcaaCCCGTCCAAGTGGCTGATGGTGCATTTCGATTGCACCACGATGTG GGTAAAAAATAGTGGCGCACTGCATAGGACATTCAACGTAGAGCCTTTGTATCTTCAACATGAAAACTCTGGAATGGCGATCGATTATATG CACTGGCAAATTCCGCTGAGCAAACGCTTTCGATCGTTAAAGCTCTGGTTCGTCATACGCAACTACGGAATCAAAGGGCTGCAGAAGCACATCCGCGAAGGCGTTCGTTTAGCACAAAAGTTCGAAGCTTTAGTACTGGCCGACCACCGTTTCGAGATTCCGGCTGCCAGGCATTTGGGTATGGTCGTATTTCGAATCAGGGGTGATAATGAGCTGACGGAGAAGTTGCTAAAGCGGCTGAATCACCGTGGCAATCAACACGCCGTACCAGCTTCATTAAAGGGGAAATACGTCATTCGGTTTACCGTGACGTCGACCTACACTTCAAACGACGATATTCTGAAGGACTGGACTGAAATTAAATTGGTTACGAGTGAACTGCTTCAGGATCTGGATGTGAAAATCGTTGACCGAAGAGTACCTCTGAAAG ATACACGTGAGAAAAACGAAGCTTTCGGATCGAGTCTCCTTTTGGCCAACTCTCCAATGTCGCCCAAGATTGTCAACGGATCGTTTGCAGCGATTTTCGATGCGGACGAGTTTTTGGCCAAAGTCTACGCTGGCATACGAATTTCG ACTCAGGATTCGCCGGCCATGCGACGTCGTGTGAGAGGCATTCTCATGTCTGGGAAGCAGTTTTCTCTGGACTCCCGAATGGATCTGGTTGTGCAGGGAATAAGCCCAAGTGAAGTAAAGAACGGTATCGAGTCCAAGGCCATTACCGAAGACTGCGAAGAGGTTTGGGAAGGTAATAAGGGAAG ACATTCCATTGGAGAATCTCGACACCCAGTTCCTGCTACCGATTCCGCTACCCTGCCGGACGCCACCCTCAACCCCGCGGCGTCAGCTCCGGTCCCAAAGTGTGGATGTCGGCATGATTCATGCCCAAATTAG
- the LOC134213036 gene encoding histidine decarboxylase isoform X3 has product MDFDEYRKRGKEMVDYIADYLQNIRERRVLPDVKPGYMSNLLPESAPLEGEPWQAIFDDVERVIMPGVTHWQSPHMHAYFPALNSFPSLLGDMLADAINCLGFTWASSPACTELESIVMNWLGKMIGLPDDFLHIPGVSKGGGVIQTTASEATLVCLLAGRTQAIRRYHEHSPGQQDAEINARLVAYCSDQAHSSVEKAALIGLVRMRFIEADDNLSLGGRALAEAIEEDIKQGLIPFWVCATLGTTGACAFDNLSEVGDVCLKYKLWLHVDAAYAGSAFICPEYRIWLKGIAKADSIAFNPSKWLMVHFDCTTMWVKNSGALHRTFNVEPLYLQHENSGMAIDYMHWQIPLSKRFRSLKLWFVIRNYGIKGLQKHIREGVRLAQKFEALVLADHRFEIPAARHLGMVVFRIRGDNELTEKLLKRLNHRGNQHAVPASLKGKYVIRFTVTSTYTSNDDILKDWTEIKLVTSELLQDLDVKIVDRRVPLKDTREKNEAFGSSLLLANSPMSPKIVNGSFAAIFDADEFLAKVYAGIRISTQDSPAMRRRVRGILMSGKQFSLDSRMDLVVQGISPSEVKNGIESKAITEDCEEVWEGNKGSL; this is encoded by the exons GCAAGGAAATGGTCGACTACATCGCCGACTATCTGCAGAACATTCGCGAGCGACGCGTGCTGCCCGATGTGAAGCCCGGCTACATGTCCAACCTGCTGCCGGAGTCGGCCCCGCTCGAGGGTGAACCCTGGCAGGCGATATTCGACGACGTCGAACGGGTAATAATGCCGGGCGTGACGCACTGGCAAAGCCCTCACATGCATGCCTACTTTCCAGCGCTCAACTCGTTTCCATCGCTGCTCGGTGATATGCTGGCCGATGCCATAAATTGCTTGGGATTTACATGG GCGTCATCCCCCGCATGTACCGAGCTGGAATCAATCGTAATGAACTGGCTGGGCAAAATGATTGGCTTGCCGGACGATTTCCTCCACATACCGGGCGTCAGCAAGGGAGGTGGGGTGATCCAAACGACGGCCAGCGAGGCAACCCTGGTTTGCCTCCTTGCGGGGCGGACGCAAGCCATCAGAAGATACCACGAGCACAGCCCGGGCCAGCAGGATGCAGAAATCAATGCCCGACTGGTGGCCTACTGCTCGGACCAGGCTCACTCCAGCGTCGAGAAGGCGGCCCTAATCGGATTGGTGCGGATGCGATTCATTGAAGCTGATGACAACCTCAGCTTGGGTGGCCGGGCCCTGGCGGAGGCCATCGAGGAGGACATCAAGCAGGGGCTGATTCCGTTCTGG GTCTGCGCCACACTGGGAACAACCGGAGCGTGTGCTTTCGACAACCTGTCCGAAGTTGGTGACGTTTGTCTGAAGTACAAACTTTGGCTGCACGTCGACGCCGCGTATGCTGGAAGTGCATTCATCTGTCCGGAATATCGCATATGGTTGAAAGGCATTGCCAAGGCagactccattgcattcaaCCCGTCCAAGTGGCTGATGGTGCATTTCGATTGCACCACGATGTG GGTAAAAAATAGTGGCGCACTGCATAGGACATTCAACGTAGAGCCTTTGTATCTTCAACATGAAAACTCTGGAATGGCGATCGATTATATG CACTGGCAAATTCCGCTGAGCAAACGCTTTCGATCGTTAAAGCTCTGGTTCGTCATACGCAACTACGGAATCAAAGGGCTGCAGAAGCACATCCGCGAAGGCGTTCGTTTAGCACAAAAGTTCGAAGCTTTAGTACTGGCCGACCACCGTTTCGAGATTCCGGCTGCCAGGCATTTGGGTATGGTCGTATTTCGAATCAGGGGTGATAATGAGCTGACGGAGAAGTTGCTAAAGCGGCTGAATCACCGTGGCAATCAACACGCCGTACCAGCTTCATTAAAGGGGAAATACGTCATTCGGTTTACCGTGACGTCGACCTACACTTCAAACGACGATATTCTGAAGGACTGGACTGAAATTAAATTGGTTACGAGTGAACTGCTTCAGGATCTGGATGTGAAAATCGTTGACCGAAGAGTACCTCTGAAAG ATACACGTGAGAAAAACGAAGCTTTCGGATCGAGTCTCCTTTTGGCCAACTCTCCAATGTCGCCCAAGATTGTCAACGGATCGTTTGCAGCGATTTTCGATGCGGACGAGTTTTTGGCCAAAGTCTACGCTGGCATACGAATTTCG ACTCAGGATTCGCCGGCCATGCGACGTCGTGTGAGAGGCATTCTCATGTCTGGGAAGCAGTTTTCTCTGGACTCCCGAATGGATCTGGTTGTGCAGGGAATAAGCCCAAGTGAAGTAAAGAACGGTATCGAGTCCAAGGCCATTACCGAAGACTGCGAAGAGGTTTGGGAAGGTAATAAGGGAAG CTTGTGA